A genomic segment from Micropterus dolomieu isolate WLL.071019.BEF.003 ecotype Adirondacks linkage group LG03, ASM2129224v1, whole genome shotgun sequence encodes:
- the LOC123967618 gene encoding collagen alpha-6(VI) chain-like isoform X1, whose translation MLLARPFSHRSLNPTGTALAYWQIKHVPGREKLTSRPTMKGGTSLLFCLIIAACSCGIAAQTAECENATVADIVFLVDGSSSIDPSSFQEVRIFLRNIIRALDVGPNKVRIGVAQYSDDPYQEFLLKDHKDKKSLLAAVDNIPHRTGGTETGKGIDFLLTRYFTKEAGSRASQRVPQIAVVITDGESADDVKAPAQRLRQNGVIVFGIGVGKANREELESIANRPSHLFLFAIDSYQAIQRLTDSLLRTVCVSVAAERQALSEKFADIFFLVDSGIAQGPFTQFRSDLIKLINQLNPGASTNRIGLAQYGEDIKIDFGLSTYKTKQEIVTGVRRFRLRSQPNQPRNLGNALTSAKTFFTREAGGRAHQGFQQFLVVVSGKDSDDPVSKAADVIESEGIIIAGVDAGATMDVIEGFESISHVLSSSGDLLKEDIFFTEKVENVTEDCKGANVADIVFIVDESGSIGTENFRLVRSFLHSIVSGLTVGPARVRVGIVTYSDKPTAHVYLKTFNDKRDILRFIKILPYSGGGTNTGAALNFTREEVFIAKRGSRVDVQQVAIVITDGRSQDSVSEAAIALRRAGVTIYAIGIENADEAELLEMASHPPHQHIFNENSFTKLNPLKQRLQKTLCSNIIHQAVTVGTSRTDVKEACEQLDEADIFFLMDDSGSIGNEDFKDMINFIIDFVGSFRIGPQHVRIGLVKYADFPTLEFDLTTYSDAEKMKEAVKGIPHKGGGTETGRALSSMGQYFESAKAARPKVPKYLIVITDGNSTDPVKTPADKLREQGIRIYAIGVKAAYEPQLVEIAGDQQKTFKVGSFDALGKLKVTIIREICSPEACKDASGDVIFLTDSSDSIYPNEFKTMKEFMISVVNKSAVALDKVHFGVMQFSNDIQLEFPLDLYYTKEEMFKAIRDMQQLSEGTYIGKGLREVSQYFDASRGGRPNLKQWLVVITDGRSKDEVKGPAEALRAKQVVIYSIGVGKIDNTQLTDISGSSDRTYVKRDFDGLKDIETEVALKICDRECKKTEKADIIFLVDGSTSIDKTEFDSMRKFMESIVKLTTVGKNLTRFGVIMYATTAESAFTLNNYESKQKVLEAITSLKQPKGDTYTGEALAYSRNFFNAEHGGRKAEKVPQILMVITDGDATDHPRLKDESDALRENKVTVFSIGVKEAVREQLDIMAGGDTSKVFYVDNFKALETLYKNMSSAICNSTKKVCEQADLVFLIDRSSSINKENHQIVLNFTAEVVNSFNVSKDFVHVGLAQFSDEPHKEFDLNTYYKKEEMMKTISNLKYTGGNTLIGKALVHIKDYFKGGRFGVPQNLVVITDGDSQDDVEDAAEELRAQGVVVFAIALGDVHDLQLLQMTGDPERLFNVRSFDALASIKRKVVDALCKSEPEDQPSECTIDIAMGFDITTRTGAIGEMLFSGHAKLQSFLPEIVRYVSSVEGLCCVKGPVRTQIAFQVSDREGRPLYDTNFEGYSEEVVKKITTLLMLNPSYFNTAVLKSFKEKFRTGSTARVKVLVMFSDGLDEDVIRVKQESELLRQSGVSALLTVALEGARNPGQLPEVEFGRGYVYLLPLSIGMPSVSNTILKQILQKIRRLQ comes from the exons ATGCTCCTGGCCCGACCTTTTTCACACCGCAGTTTAAACCCGACTGGCACCGCTCTGGCCTATTGGCAAATCAAACATGTACCAG GAAGAGAGAAACTCACGAGTCGTCCCACCATGAAGGGAGGAACAAGTCTTCTGTTCTGCCTCATTATAGCAGCGTGTTCCTGTGGCATCGCTGCTCAGACGGCAG AGTGTGAAAATGCCACGGTGGCTGACATCGTCTTCCTGGTGGACGGCTCCTCCAGCATCGACCCGTCAAGCTTTCAAGAGGTCCGGATTTTTCTCCGCAACATCATCAGGGCCCTCGACGTCGGCCCCAACAAAGTTCGGATCGGCGTGGCTCAGTACAGTGATGACCCTTACCAGGAGTTCCTGCTGAAGGATCACAAGGACAAGAAATCCCTGCTGGCCGCGGTGGATAACATTCCCCACCGAACGGGAGGCACAGAAACTGGCAAGGGCATCGACTTCCTCCTGACGCGGTACTTCACCAAAGAGGCGGGAAGCCGAGCCAGCCAGCGGGTGCCCCAGATCGCTGTGGTCATCACAGATGGGGAATCCGCAGATGATGTGAAAGCGCCCGCCCAGCGCCTGAGGCAGAACGGAGTCATTGTGTTTGGCATCGGGGTGGGAAAAGCCAACCGGGAGGAGCTCGAGTCCATCGCCAACCGGCCTTCACACCTCTTCCTGTTCGCCATCGATAGCTACCAGGCTATACAGAGGCTGACAGACAGTCTGCTGCGAACTGTATGCGTCTCTGTGGCGGCTGAGAGGCAAG CTTTGTCAGAAAAGTTTGCAGATATCTTCTTCCTGGTGGACAGTGGCATTGCTCAAGGTCCGTTCACACAATTCAGGAGTGATCTTATCAAACTGATCAATCAACTTAAC CCTGGAGCGTCCACCAACCGCATCGGTTTGGCCCAGTACGGTGAAGACATCAAGATCGATTTCGGTCTCAGTACTTATAAAACTAAACAGGAGATCGTGACTGGTGTCAGACGTTTCCGCCTGCGCTCACAACCCAACCAACCACGTAACCTGGGTAATGCTCTGACGTCTGCCAAAACGTTTTTCACCAGGGAGGCGGGGGGCCGTGCACACCAAGGCTTCCAACAGTTCCTGGTGGTCGTGAGTGGAAAAGACTCAGATGATCCTGTGTCTAAGGCGGCTGATGTGATTGAATCAGAAGGGATAATTATTGCTGGGGTCGATGCAGGTGCAACAATGGATGTAATAGAGGGTTTTGAAAGCATTAGTCATGTGCTTTCTTCCAGCGGAGATCTTCTTAAAGAAGATATCTTCTTTACTGAGAAAGTGGAGAACGTTACTGAAG ATTGCAAAGGAGCCAATGTGGCAGACATCGTTTTCATCGTTGATGAGTCGGGAAGCATTGGCACCGAAAACTTCCGGCTGGTCCGCTCTTTCCTTCACTCGATTGTGAGCGGCCTGACTGTCGGTCCGGCTAGAGTTCGAGTGGGCATTGTTACGTACAGTGACAAGCCCACGGCACACGTCTATCTAAAAACGTTCAATGACAAGAGAGATATCCTGCGGTTCATCAAGATCCTGCCTTACAGTGGAGGTGGTACAAACACCGGCGCTGCCCTAAACTTCACCCGAGAAGAAGTCTTCATTGCGAAAAGGGGAAGCAGAGTGGATGTGCAGCAG GTGGCTATTGTGATCACCGACGGTAGATCCCAGGATTCTGTGAGCGAAGCGGCAATCGCTCTCCGCCGGGCTGGTGTCACCATTTACGCTATAGGAATCGAAAATGCCGACGAGGCCGAACTGTTGGAGATGGCGTCTCACCCGCCTCATCAGCATATCTTTAATGAGAACAGTTTCACCAAGCTGAATCCCCTGAAGCAGAGACTTCAGAAAACTCTGTGCAGTAACATCATTCACCAAGCAGTCACAGTTGGTACAAGCAGAACAGATGTCAAAGAAG CGTGTGAACAATTGGATGAAGCAGACATCTTCTTCTTGATGGACGACTCAGGAAGCATTGGTAACGAAGACTTTAAAGACATGATCAATTTCATCATCGACTTTGTTGGTTCCTTCCGTATCGGGCCGCAACATGTCCGCATTGGGCTTGTGAAATACGCAGACTTCCCAACTTTGGAATTTGACCTGACAACCTACTCGGATGCTGAAAAAATGAAGGAAGCCGTGAAGGGTATTCCGCACAAAGGAGGtgggacagagacaggaagagcGCTGTCGTCTATGGGTCAGTACTTTGAAAGCGCAAAGGCCGCTCGTCCTAAAGTCCCAAAGTACCTGATTGTCATCACCGATGGAAATTCCACCGATCCGGTGAAGACTCCTGCAGACAAATTGAGGGAACAAGGCATCCGCATCTATGCCATTGGGGTGAAAGCTGCATATGAGCCTCAGCTGGTAGAGATTGCCGGCGACCAACAGAAGACTTTCAAAGTCGGTAGTTTTGATGCTCTGGGCAAACTCAAAGTCACCATTATCAGAGAAATCTGTTCTCCCGAGG CTTGCAAAGACGCATCAGGCGACGTCATTTTCTTAACAGACAGCTCTGACAGCATATATCCAAATGAATTCAAGACAATGAAAGAATTCATGATATCTGTCGTCAACAAGTCCGCCGTGGCGCTGGATAAGGTGCACTTTGGTGTCATGCAGTTCAGCAATGACATACAACTGGAGTTTCCCCTCGATCTCTACTACACCAAAGAGGAAATGTTTAAGGCCATCCGTGATATGCAGCAGTTAAGTGAAGGCACGTACATAGGAAAGGGCCTCAGAGAGGTCTCACAGTATTTTGATGCCAGCAGAGGAGGGCGTCCTAACCTGAAGCAGTGGCTGGTAGTGATAACAGATGGCAGATCCAAAGACGAGGTCAAAGGCCCCGCTGAAGCTCTGAGGGCCAAACAAGTGGTGATCTACTCCATTGGAGTGGGTAAAATTGATAACACTCAGCTGACAGATATCAGCGGTTCATCAGACAGGACGTATGTTAAGAGGGACTTCGACGGGCTAAAGGACATAGAGACCGAGGTGGCCTTGAAGATCTGCGATAGAG AGTGTAAGAAGACAGAAAAGGCTGACATTATTTTCCTGGTGGATGGGTCAACAAGTATAGATAAAACAGAGTTTGACAGCATGCGGAAGTTTATGGAGTCAATAGTAAAGCTAACCACAGTTGGCAAGAACCTGACACGTTTTGGGGTCATTATGTACGCCACTACAGCAGAGTCTGCTTTTACTTTAAACAACTATGAGTCCAAACAAAAGGTTCTTGAAGCAATAACAAGTCTGAAACAACCAAAAGGAGACACCTACACGGGCGAGGCCTTGGCATACTCACGGAATTTCTTTAACGCTGAGCACGGCGGCCGGAAAGCAGAGAAGGTGCCTCAGATTCTTATGGTGATAACAGACGGGGATGCCACTGATCATCCCAGACTGAAGGATGAATCTGATGCACTGCGAGAAAATAAGGTCACCGTCTTCAGTATTGGAGTGAAGGAAGCAGTCAGGGAGCAGTTGGACATCATGGCTGGTGGCGACACCTCCAAAGTTTTCTACGTGGACAACTTTAAAGCCTTAGAAACTCTGTACAAGAACATGTCTTCTGCCATCTGCAATTCCACTAAGAAAG TTTGCGAGCAGGCCGACCTGGTCTTTCTAATCGATCGGTCTAGCAGCATCAACAAAGAAAATCACCAAATTGTGTTGAACTTCACGGCAGAAGTAGTGAACAGCTTTAATGTCAGTAAAGACTTTGTGCATGTTGGACTTGCACAGTTCAGCGATGAGCCTCATAAAGAGTTTGACCTCAACACGTACTACAAGAAGGAGGAGATGATGAAAACAATCTCAAATTTGAAGTACACTGGTGGAAACACCCTTATAGGAAAGGCCTTGGTTCACATTAAGGATTACTTCAAGGGCGGCCGTTTTGGGGTCCCCCAGAATCTGGTGGTGATCACAGATGGCGATTCTCAAGATGACGTGGAGGACGCGGCTGAAGAACTCAGGGCTCAGGGGGTGGTGGTGTTTGCCATTGCCTTAGGAGACGTCCACGACCTGCAGCTCCTGCAGATGACTGGAGACCCGGAGAGGCTGTTCAATGTGCGGAGCTTCGACGCCTTGGCAAGTATCAAGAGAAAGGTGGTCGATGCCCTTTGCAAATCTGAACCGGAGGATCAGCCCTCTG AATGCACCATTGACATCGCCATGGGATTCGATATCACTACTAGAACTGGCGCTATTGGTGAGATGCTGTTCAGCGGCCACGCCAAGCTCCAGAGCTTCCTGCCCGAGATCGTCCGCTACGTCTCCTCGGTAGAAGGGCTGTGCTGCGTGAAGGGACCTGTCAGGACCCAAATTGCCTTCCAAGTGTCAGACCGTGAAGGACGTCCCCTGTACGACACAAACTTTGAAGGCTACAGCGAGGAAGTGGTGAAGAAAATCACGACCTTACTGATGTTGAATCCTAGCTACTTTAACACTGCCGTGCTGAAATCCTTCAAGGAGAAGTTCAGGACTGGGTCCACTGCTCGTGTGAAG GTTCTGGTGATGTTCTCAGACGGACTCGATGAGGACGTGATCAGAGTGAAGCAAGAATCAGAGCTGCTGCGACAGTCGG gGGTCAGCGCTCTGCTGACCGTGGCTCTGGAGGGGGCGCGGAACCCCGGCCAGCTGCCAGAGGTGGAGTTTGGCCGAGGGTACGTCTACCTGCTTCCTCTCAGCATCGGCATGCCGAGCGTCAGCAACACCATCCTCAAACAGATT CTGCAGAAGATTCGCCGATTGCAGTAA